From Bombyx mori chromosome 10, ASM3026992v2, a single genomic window includes:
- the LOC101738557 gene encoding mediator of RNA polymerase II transcription subunit 19, whose protein sequence is MMSDQFRKVEPYSPKSSPRGARSPVVSRQDSSGTLKTTISLGKNPSIVHSGPFYLMKEPPGECELTGATNLMAYYGLVHSYSKFNGKKLKESLSSFLPNLPGIVDGPGQDDNSTLSSVIAKRPIGGKELLPLTSAQLAGFRLHPGPLPEQYRYVSATPPKRHKSKHKKHKHKDGAPPGQETPLQDSSNPDTYEKKHKKQKRHDDEKERKKRKKEKKRKKQKHSPEHGGLTPNQHPLP, encoded by the exons ATGATGTCTGATCAGTTTAGGAAAGTAGAACCATATTCGCCAAAATCGTCGCCGAGGGGTGCGAGGTCACCAGTCGTCTCTCGCCAAGATTCTTCTGGTACACTCAAAACTACTATATCCTTAGGCAAAAACCCGTCTATAGTGCACAGCGGACCATTCTATTTGATGAAAGAACCCCCGG GAGAATGTGAACTGACAGGCGCTACAAATTTAATGGCCTACTATGGACTTGTACATTCTTACAGTAAGTTTAATGGCAAAAAGCTGAAGGAATCCCTATCATCTTTCCTTCCGAACCTGCCGGGCATCGTTGACGGACCTGGGCAGGACGATAACAGTACTCTAAGTTCAGTTATAGCTAAGAGACCAATTGGTGGTAAAGAATTACTGCCATTAACTAGTGCTCAGTTGGCAGGTTTTCGATTACACCCTGGCCCACTTCCTGAGCAGTACAGATATGTGAGTGCAACACCACCAAAGCGACATAAAAGCAAACATAAGAAACATAAGCATAAAGATGGTGCACCTCCTGGGCAAGAGACACCTTTACAAG attcatcAAATCCAGACACATATGAGAAAAAGCATAAGAAGCAAAAACGTCATGACGATGAGAAAGAACGAAAGAagagaaaaaaagagaaaaagagaaaaaagcAAAAACACAGCCCTGAGCATGGAGGCCTTACACCAAACCAACATCCATTACCGTAA